Genomic DNA from Oncorhynchus tshawytscha isolate Ot180627B linkage group LG04, Otsh_v2.0, whole genome shotgun sequence:
gtgaaataacacatatggaatcaaaaatattttagattcttcaaagtagccacccttgatgacagctttgcacacacttggcattctctcaaccagcttcacctggaatgcttttccagcagtcttgaaggagttcccgacatgctgagcacttgttggctgcttttccttcactctgtggtccaactcatctcaaaccatctcaattgggttgaggtcgggtgattgtggaggccaggtcatctgatgaagcactccatcactctccttcttggtcacatagcccttacacagcctggaggtgtgttgggtcattgtcctgttgaaaaacaaatgatagtgggactaagtgcaaaccagatgggatggtgtattgctgcagaatgctgtggtagccatgctggttaagtgtgccttgaattcaaaataaatcacagacagtgtcaccagcaaagcacccccacacctcctccgccatgcttcacagtgggactcacacatgcagagatcatccgttcacctactctgcgtctctgaaagacacggcagttggaaccaaaaatctcaaatatgttctcatcagatcaaaggacagatttccaccgatctaatgtccattgcttgtgtttcttggcccaagcaagtctcttcttattgttggtgtcctttagtagtggttccttgcagcaattagaccacaaaggcctgattcacgcagtctcctctgaacagttgatgttgagatgtgtctgtaacttAAATTCTGTGAAGCGTTTATTtggcaatttctgaggctggtaactctaatgaacttatcccctgcagcagaggtaactctgagtcttcctttcctgtggcgatcttcatgagagccaggttcatcatagcgcttgatggtttttgcaactgcacttgaagaaactttaaaagttcttgacattttccggattgactctgaccttcatgtcttaaagtaatgatggactgtcatttctctttgcttaattgatctgttcttaccataatatggacttggtcttttaccaaatagggctatcttctgtataacacacctagcttgtcacaacacaactgattggctcaaacgcattaagtaaagaaattccacaaattaacttttaaccaggcacacctgttaattgaaatgcattccaggtgactacctcatgaagctggttgagaaaatgccaagagtgtgcaaagctgtcatcaaggcaaagggtggctactttgaagaatctcaaatataaaatattttcatttgtttaacacttttttggttactacatgattccagatgtgttatttcatagttttgatgtcttcactattattctacaatgtaaaaaatagtaaaaatgatgaaaaccctggaatgagtaggtgtgtccaaacttttgactagtactatatagagttgaagtcggaagtttacatataccttaactaagtttaaatgtatttggctttcTCAAttcctgtcacgtcctgaccttagttccttttttatgtctctatttttggtttggtcagggcgtgagatggggtgggcattctatgttttgtatttctgtgtctggcctggtatggttcccaatcagaggcagctgtctatcgttgtctctgagaaccatacttaggtagcctgttcccacctgtgtttgtgggtagttgttttctgtgtcttcaccttacagaactgttttgttcaCATGCTCTGTCTCGTGTTCATTTATtaaaattaacatggacacttaccacgctgcgttttggtctgatccttcctaTTCCTCATCCGAGGAGGACAACAATcgttacaattcctgacatttaatcctagtaaaaattccttgtcttaggatcaccactttattttaagaatgtgaaatgtcagaataatagtagagagaattatttatttcagcttttatttctttcatatgcccagtgggtcagaagtttacatacactcaattagtatttggtagcattgtctttaaattgttgaacttgggtcacatgttttgggtagccttccacaagcttcccacaataagttgggtgaattttggcccattcaacctgacagagttggtgtaactgagtcaggtttgtaggcctccttgctcgcacagaaGTTTTCAGTTCTaccaacaaattttctatggaattgaggtcagggctttgtgattgccactccaataccttgattttgttgtctttaagccattttgccacaactttggaagtgtgcttggggtcattgtccatttggaagacctatttgtgaccaagcattaactttctgactgatttttccattctcatgatgccatctattttgtgaagtgcaccagtccctcctgcccaaagcacccccacacatgatgctgccacccccatgcttcatggttgggatggtgttcttcagcttgcaagcctcccactttttcctccaaacattacgatggtcattacggaaaacagttctatttttgtttcatcagaccagaggacaaaaagtatgatctttgtccccatgtgcagttgcaaaccatagtctggcattttcatggcggttttggagcagtggcttcttccttgctgtgtggcctttcaggttatgttgatataggacttgttttactgtggatatagatacttttgtacccgtttcctccagaatcttcacaaggtcctttgctgttgttctggaattgatttgcacctttcagacttcacaaaatagatggcatcatgtgggaggaaaattatgtggatatattgaagctatATCGCatcaaataggtcttccaaatggacaatgacccaaagcatacttccaaagttgtggcaaaatggcttattgacaacaaagtcaaggtattggagtggccatcacaaagccctgacctcaatcccatagaaaagttgtgggcagaactgaaaaaatgtgtgcgagcaaggaggactacaatcctgactcagttacaccagctctgtcaggaggaatgggccaaaattcacccaacttattgtggaaagcttgtggaaggctacctgaaacgtttgagccaagttcaacaatttaaaggcaatgctaccaaatactaatgagtgtatgtaaacctctgacctactgggaatgtgatgaaataaataaaagctgaaataaatcattctctctactattattctgacatttcacattcttaaaataaagtggtgatcctaactgacctaagacagggaatttttactaggattaaatgtcaggaattgtgaaaaactgagtttaaatgtatttggttaaggtctatagacttccgacttcaactgtagctctgCCAAGTACTTACTTTCGGTATGATTGGGGAAGACAAAGTGCCTTTGCGAAGTCCTTCCCAGTTGAAACCTTCAAACCATCTGAAAGAAATAACAAGTTAACAGACTATACGCTGCTGCTATATAGATGACAGTGACACAGTCTGATGTTTTCATCTCAGCCTTTCATCTTACTTGTGCTTCTGGATGTCCTTGGCCCCGTTTCTCTGGTTCCCCAGTCTCTCTGCAGGGTTGTTCCTGAGAGACCAGGACAGAGAGTCATCATGACACACAACTAATAACTGAGGAAGTGTGATACAATGAAGGTCTGTTTTCAGACATTTCTAAATGTGTCACACCTGCAGAGCTTCTTGATCAGGCTTGAGGCACTCTTACTGATGGTTTTTGGGAATTCAACAAGGTCAATCCCACGGATGGTGGCTGTGAAAGTCTTCATAGGATCAGGGCCACAGAATGGGAGACTGGAAAGGTAAAGATTGGGAAGAGACATCTACGagaatgactgacagagacaaGAACAAAAAAAATGGAACTCTGGAGAGCAATGGACTGTCTTATAATCGCACCTTCCACTCAGCAGTTCAAACACGAAGACGCCTAGAGACCAGAGATCTGCAGACACACTGTGCCCCTTGTTCAGGATTATCTCAGGGGCCACATAGTCAGGTGTGCCACAGAAAGTCCACGTTTTCTTACCCAAGCCCACTTTTTTAGCACAACCAAACCCCACCTAGGAATAGTAGCACAGTTAAGTCATGAATATGGATGTTCAGTATCTCAATGGATCCATAACATATATTTTCCAAAGTGATATTTTCCATAGattattcagactccttgattTTTCcctccattttgttacgttacagccttattctaaaatggattatattgttttttttcttcagcaatctacacacaataccccatcatgacaaagaaaaaacaggtttttagaattgtttgaaaatgtataaaaacaaaaacggaaatatgacatttacataagtattcagaccctttactcagttctttgttgaagcaccattggtagtgattacagccctgtgtcttcttgggtatgacgctacaagcttggcacacctgtatttgggaagtttctcccattattctctgcagatactctcaagctccgtcaggtcggatggcacagctattttcaggtctctccagagatgttcgatcgagttcaagcccgggctctggctgggtcactcaaggacattcagagacttgtcccgaagccactcctgcattgtgttggctgtgtgcttagggtcgttgtcctgttggaaggtgaaatttcgccccagtctgaggtcttgagcgctatggagcaggttttcatcaaggatctctgtactttgctccgttcatctttccctcgatcctcactaatctcccagtctctgcagctgaaaaacatctccaccgcatgatgctgccaacaccatgcttcaccgtagggatggtgccaggtttcctccagatgtgacgcttggcattcaggccaaagagttcaatcttggtttcatcagaccagagaatcttgtttctcatggtctgagagtctttgtgtcttttggcaaactccaagtgggccactctaccattagggcctgattggtggcgtgcttcagagatggttgtccttctggaatgttctcccatcttcGCAGATGAATTCTGGacctctgtcagagagaccatcaggttcttggtcacctccctgatggtagagtggccaggtattgtgtgtagattgattagggggggaaactatttaatcaattttagaataaggctgtaacgtaacaaaatgtggaaaaagtctaggggtctgaatactttccgaatgcactgtaaatgtaaCCTTTGAAAGTACTGTATTTCTTTGTGTAACCTTGTGCAAAATTGACAATTTCTATAATATATTCTAAGAATGTACCCCTCCATCTTGTGTGGGTTTGAAATGCAGTGAAAGGAGCTCGTCATGTTACCACTTTGGCATATCCACGCTGGTCAAGAACTACATTCTCAGGCTTCAGATCCCTGTATGTGATATTGTTGTGGTGCAGGAAGATAAGGGCCTCAACAACACAGGCAGTGTAAAAACGTGTGCTACTGTCATCAAACGAGCCTCTGAAATGTAGGAGCAAAAGCACAATAGGGATTAGAAAGTGGGACATACTGATGTTGTGCCCTAAAAATAAGAATTCAAACGCTATCAATTCAGTTATAAAATCAATACtgtaaaatataaaaaacaacatGTAGTAGACACTAGTGAAGTTAGCAGTACCTGTCTTTCAGTAGATTCCAGAGCTCACCACCTAAACAAGCTTCTGTCAGCATGTACAGGCACTTTGCATCTCGGAAGGTACGGTGTAACCTAGGAGTGGCAAAGAAGACACAAGTGTTGTCCAGTTGATAAGCATATAGTGAGTCAACCAGTCTAAGATTAGTGCAAGGATTCAGTCCGATCACAGGTGATAGGCGTTGAGTTTTAAAAAAGAAATTGAGCTGAAATATGCAGCGTTTATACAGTGAATGGGATCTCCGCGAACATGGCCTAAGCCGCAATGCCTATAAACCGCGATaggattgaatcccggcctagGTATGTTTGGCTGGTGGTTGGGTGCACAGCACACCTGACGATGAATGGACTATGAGCTGCCATGAGGATGTGTCTTTCCCTCAGGATGCACTCCTGTTGAGCAGTGCTTAGGATCTGATGCTTCCTCAACACCCTCATGGTGAACGGGCAGTTGACGTTGGTCTTAAGCTGTACCTAGAAGGAATGCAAAAACATCAACATGTAGGTTAATCCATTAAAAGCAACATGGAAACCAGACAATAATGCACTGGGATTTACTGACACAGTTTCAAGCTTGACCCACTACTTACTCCCAACTTCGGCCAATTAGACCACGTCGGTATTCCTACTCCCTGCCTACAAGCAGGAACTCAAGAGGGAGTCACCAACACAGAGAATAGTGAGGCGCTGGACAGAGGAGGCAGACTCAATGCTGCATGACTGTTTTAAGAATAATGCTTGGAATATGTTCAAAAGATTCATCCACCCAGGACTCATCCATCAACATTAATATACATCgtcagtcacaggcttcattaggatatgtgttgatgatgttgtacccacaataATAATCCGgacataccccaaccaaaaaCCATGGAGGAACAGCGATATCCGTACAATGCTGAGAGCCCGTATTTCAGCATTCAATGTCAGCAGAACGAACCCCGATGACTCGGTTGTGCATAGCGCGTACAAGACAAGCAGGTACGAGCTCAATACCTTCGGGACGCAAAACGACAATACAGACTCAAACTTGAATTGATGGTCGACAACACAGACTCGTGTCACAATGGCAACTCTAGCTGTACGTTGCCCACCGAAGTCTCCCTCACAGACAAGCTTAACacattctatgctcgcttcgaggcagacaatacccaaccatccaggaatacTCTCACTGCTCCGGACGCCCAAGTGATTACACTCTCTTAACACAGGGCCCCCCCAGGTgtgtgtcctcagtcctctgctgtactccctgttcacccacaactgcgtggctttgcacgacaccaactctatcatcaagtttgctgataacCAACAACGACAATTCACCCTATGGGGTggaggtaagtgaactggcattaTGGTGACATGACAAAGACCTCAACGTCagaaaaacaaaggagttgattgttgacctgatccacatcaacaggacggtatcggagcatgaggtctgataccaacaggttcagagacagtttctatctacaagccatcagactgctgaacacttgaattGGACTGACCATCTGCTCTGACTCTCCGCACCTTAGCACACATTCCCTCAGTCATgcacacacccagacagacatacacacacgcatatacattcatgctacacacacacacacaactgctgCTAACAGACTCTTATTATATGGCTCAGTTTATACACTGTCCCCCTTCCCCAatacacgtgtaaatattggactataaattgtgccttcctgtataaTACTTAtgccaaaatgtttattctattccacTGCCATTTACtttgtattcttatcttttattattttttattgttgttgcattgtcaagaaggaacctgcaagtaagcatttccttGGATGATGTATTCCATGCATATCCCGtacatactactaatacaactcaCCAGCTCTGAATgacctgtttctccctctcctaggttacagatgacctggaaaTCTCTGAGAGAGGCATTGGATAGGAGAGCTGAATCTTCCTCTGACCTGCACACATGGAAAAGATTAATTAGCCAATGTTGCTTTACTTGttctaaataaaggttaaatccaTAAAAATGGTTCATTTGGATCAAGGCTCATTAAAATAtaaacagagagctagagagacaaaACATGTAAGCCTTATGATAAGACATTATAAAGGTTTATACCATGCTTATAACAAGTACAAACGCAATATACCTGTTGGCTGGAAAGTGTTACCTATAGTTTCAGTTGCTACTTACTGGGCTTTGAGTTCGCTGCTCTTGTGCACATTATGACTGTCCTCTACCAAACCTATGATCTTTTTGAAAGACCTGATGAAAGATGATATGGTCTTAGGTCACttaaaacatttttaacaatTTTCACATCATAACAAAGTGGCTTATAAAAACTATACTGGCACTGTGTGCTTGGGGGTCACTGTGGTGGGGCATTGTGTGCATGTTGGAGATCTGTACTTCATAATTCTACAAATAAGATTGAAGCAGAATATCCAACATTCTCAAATAACCATGCCATAGTCTAAACAAATCACTTACTCTCTATCCACAACCAGGCATGTGACATCACCAGCAGCAATGACATTCACTGTCCGCACATCCTCTCTGGAAATCGAACAAAAGGTTTGTAATTGAAAGGTTATCAAAATGGCATTGCAATAAATGACAACAGCACTGACACCATGCAGACAGAAAATGTTATCGCTCAGAATATTCTCTTGAAATCTGTGAGACCCCGTGTTGCTTTTATTACTATCATTTTCTCGAATCCATTGACCTCGATAGTTCCATTATGAATTTGCATATTGTCACTAGCTCACGCTGTCCTAATGATTGTAGTTG
This window encodes:
- the LOC112248463 gene encoding cGMP-dependent protein kinase 1-like isoform X3, giving the protein MGTLRDLQFALQLKIEELRQRDTLIDELELELDAKDDLIRRLQGELDRYRATITPPESSGAIEGHSAQCEEIQRTRRKTILSKPLTQDPRQRALATLKSYNKSQQSQELIQTSFLENDFLKNLESGQILAIMDCMYPTTVNQGCCVIQEGDSGTLAYVLEEGKMEMTKDAKKLLTIEPGKVFGELALLYSCTYTYTISALKHSMLWVIDRQSFQTIMVQSGLSRLAEFRELLCRVPFLRSLPEDVLMKVSDILEEFTGVFALHWRPNQSRYSEGDYIIRQGATGDTFYIISSGQVKVTENKSADEEAVLLSTLSEGHWFGEKALRGEDVRTVNVIAAGDVTCLVVDRESFKKIIGLVEDSHNVHKSSELKAQSEEDSALLSNASLRDFQVICNLGEGETGHSELVQLKTNVNCPFTMRVLRKHQILSTAQQECILRERHILMAAHSPFIVRLHRTFRDAKCLYMLTEACLGGELWNLLKDRGSFDDSSTRFYTACVVEALIFLHHNNITYRDLKPENVVLDQRGYAKVVGFGCAKKVGLGKKTWTFCGTPDYVAPEIILNKGHSVSADLWSLGVFVFELLSGSLPFCGPDPMKTFTATIRGIDLVEFPKTISKSASSLIKKLCRNNPAERLGNQRNGAKDIQKHKWFEGFNWEGLRKGTLSSPIIPKDNDPTHLQAV